AGCTGTCTGTCTCCCACCCCAGGTTTTACCCGTTCTTTGTCGCTTTGCCAAAGCTAGGGATATTGCATTTTGTCGCAACATCGGGTTTCGCTCGAGATAGTCGCGGCTTGCCTTAGGCTCAACCTTTCTATTCTTCTTCGTAGTGTTGAAGATTAGAACCACCTTTTGCGACAAACGTAACCGGCCCAGGTTTGGGTAAAGCGACAAAATTCCTGGGGGATAGATTGCTTCAGGGAGCGACATTTTTGGAAGCAGGCTGCCCGGCTAGGTTTTCAGAGTAGGGCACTTACCTTTGAACACTAAACAAAGAGATGGAAAGTGTAATACCCTGACCGAAAAGATTCATTGTTGGAGCATTGACAGTCAAGACGGATGGTTATAGCATTAGATGAGACGTGGGCTAGGCTCAAATTTAAGTCCGGAGAGGTGGGCTATGGAGCCATTCAAGGACATAGAAAAAGTGAAAAGGATGTTCGCTCAAGGTCAGCCTGCTCTTGTGGACGCGCAGACTGGATATAAGTACACAATGGTTGCTCGTTGCCCGAAAGATGGTAACTTCGCCTCCGTGGCCAGAATAGAGAGAGCAGGGCAATCCTTGAGCAGAGTCACATTTCAATGTACTTCATGCTTCACTGAGTTTGAGGTGGGTCAAGACGACATATATGTCCGCTAGTCATTACTCGTAATCGAGCACCAAAATGATGATTGACGCTGGCGTGCTTGGCTGGCATGCAGTCTGGCTAATTGTGCATCGCAGCGCAAATAGAAAGAACAGGTTGGGGGGTTATCGTAGCTGCATGCAAAAAGAGTCATCTCCCTATTTTGGAGCGATTGACAACCACACAGACTAGGACTATACTCAAGCCGAAGACATGAAGTAAGCACAGAAGCAATATAAATCAGGTTGGAGGAGTCGGGGGGAATGGGAAAAGGCACCAGGGTTGCTATCTCTAGCGTTGCTGGTGCCTTTTTAGTTTGAAACAAGGGAGGGTCGCACGAATATAGGACACGAACATAGGAGGTGAATAATAACAGTGCTAGATAGGATTAAGTCATTCTTTCGACGAGCGAAGCCAGTAGCGAAGACTGCTGAGGAAAAGGCGCCGGAAGTTGCTGAGGAAAAGCCAGCCGAGCCAGTCGAGGGAAAGCCACGGGAGATGACTAGGGAGAAGCCTGCTAAAACCACCGAACCCTCGAAAAAGGCACCCAAAGCCGCTAGGAAGAAGACTCCAAGAGAAAGAAAACAGAAAAGGACCGGTTAGAGCTGTCAACACTTATGACAGTAAAAACGAGGTCGAGTATTTCGGTGGTAGCTGGTAGAAAGCCTGTTTGCATCTTCAAAGTGGGAAAAGGCGGAACCGAGTATTATGTTGGCGCAGAACGCGAAAAGGTAAGTTCTCGAAGTAGGCGCTGGTAGCACTTAATGACGGTCAGGGCTTTTGTGCTGATACAAACAGAGGTAGAGATAGCTAGGACCGCGGAGGTCGTAGCGGAACTCAAGCAGCTAGGTCGTGAAGTTAAGATGGCTGACTCCGTGACTGGTCCTTATGATGTCATTGCTGAAGTAGAAGGTGAGACGCCGCAAGAGGTTGGTGCTCTGGTAGAGGATAAAATTCACTCCGTTCCCGGCGTTTACAGAACAGTGACCTGCCTCGTGATTTAGTTTACCAGCGTCGGTCACTTTTTGACGGATTGTTCAGCGGTTAATTTGTGGCTGGCGTAGCGACCTACTCCTGTCTGGTAAACACTGACAAGTCAGAGAAATGAGTCGGTTCCAGTTTCTCAAATCCTTTCTGTGTTTTTCCAACTTTGCCTGAAGACCTTCAATGCATAGAACAATAGTGTTCATGTCTTACCTCCCGATTGTCCCACCTTTATAAAAACCTATATTAACTTGGCCGTCTTATCCGCCTGTAATGAGCGTAAACCCAGCCTTTGTCTCAATGCCTCAATAATACGCTGTTTTAGCTTCCGATCCTGCGTCCGGGACGAGGCAAGCTCCTCGACGTGTTTGGCCAGGTCTGGCAAATAGCCTCTGTAGCTGGTTACTGCATCATGCAGAAGGCCTGATTCAATTGGAATGGCTATTGAGTCTGATGCTCCGGCCTGGACGGCGAACTGGATAAACTCAGCCTCATCCGGATTGTCGAAGTCCATTAACTTGCCTCCAATCCTGAGCCGGTTAAATGTCACCCTCTCAAAATCCTCAGTTCCTTCTGAAAGCTGCATGAGCTTTGTCTTCGTTCCCGCAGGCAGAAAGTCATCGGGGAATTTCCTGGTTAACTCGGGACTTAGCTCTTTGAACAGTTCCTCAGCTATTGCTTCCGCGTTAGGGCGAGGTCTCTTCTCCCCAGGATGCTGGGTAGACCTGGCACGTTCAAAACGGGATTCCACGCGTTTGCAGACAGCATCGTAAAGCTCGGATAAAACCTTGCTTCGTTCCTCTGGTTCGTCAAAGCCAATTGCTTCCAGGACAGCATTATCCAAAGCCTGACGGTCGGGCTGGTTGACCTCCTCCAGCACGGGCAAAATCGGTCTATCAGCTATTTTGCGAACAGCATCAACTATCTTGGTGGCTATCTCTTCGGTAATGGCCTCTGGATTTAAGAACGGAAGCTGAGCCACTTCATATACATCAGTAGCTATAGAATCTATTCCCCTTCCCGCAAATTGTTTACCCCATAACTCAGCACAGATAAAAGTAAACATGCTATTGAGGATACCCCACATCAGTTCAATGTTATCTTCTTTTAGTGGTTCTATGTTGTGAAACCTATGGTCAGAAAGGAACCCTCCGGGATTGTACGATACAGCATGAGTATCAGTGATGAGCACAAACCACAAGAAAGCACCTTTATTATGCTCATCAATAGCGTACCAGGGATTTCGGCTGGCACATGTTTTTTTCTTAGCTGGTACTCCGGCTCGTGGCCCGATACCGAAGGTTTGTGTCTCTCCAGCCCGGAGATATTTCAGTACGTGCTTGCCTACCAACGCTTTCTTCTCATCAGAAACGATAAGTACCCGAAACTTGGTAATAGATTCATCTACTACTAGAGACTTGATATCACGCGTTGACTTCACCAGAGGCTTCAGATATTCGGCTTCAATGACGTATCGACCACCGTCTCCAGACTCGACCAACCTTAGTTGTTTCTTTTTCGTAGGAGAGATGCCATATTGTCTGAGCTCTGTCTCAGATACATTGTCAGTAATGTCGGTAACAAAGAAAAAATCATTAGCTCCAGTTTTTATTGCAAATCTGACACGAGTAAAATCTTTCAGTTGTACGAATCTGTCCTTGCCCCGCTCCAATATGTGAAATAAGATATCCGGTGCCCGGAGGTATTTGCCCCATTTTGAACCGGTGAATTTCCCGTCTTCGCCTAGGCCTTCATTCCACAGGTCAGCCTGTTTGACCGGAAAGATACGCCAGAGGTCATCTTCCTGCAAGGAATCAGCACCCTCAATGCGACTGACCAGGTTTTCGAAAGCAGTCGTGCGATCTTCTTCACCACCGTACTTCGGCAGGAATTCAGATAGGGGCGCTTTCATCTGGACAAATTTCACCGTGTTATTTGAACGTTCGGCTTTATTGTTGCATCTTTGAAGAATGGTTATAGAAGTATTGACATCAACTGCGGGAAACCAGTGTTCGACTTGCGGTTCCAGAATAGCAACGACCTTGAAGTGTTTAAGGAAGAACTCCTGCAGGTATTTCCCGTAGTCGACATCCACCCAGGAGCTATGGGTTAGTAGCCCCAGATAACCGCCCTCTTTGACAAACGCGGCTCCATGCAAAAAGAAAAGGGCATGGATGCTGGAGCGCTTTGATACCTCCAGTTTCCAGTCTGTCTTTATGGCGCCATGTGCCCTCTCTTTGAGGCCCGGGAAAAGGTCTTCCATCTCCTCCTGACGGGTGTAAGGAGGATTGCCGACAACAGCATCAAAAAGGGGCACGGATGTTTGAACTTTTTCCGTGGATACGCTGGCCACTTTGTACGACCGCTTGTAAAATTCATACTGGCTTCGCCGGGGAAATACCTTGAAGAAATCATCATGAATGATTTTGGGATAGTTCTCGGTGGATGCCAGATCACGCGCCGCCAGATTAATCACCGACATATGGGCTGGATATCGGGCAATATCTATGCCCCACAACTGCTCCAGGAGTTCTTCGTGGTTCTTCCCAGGGGCTATATTTTTCAGTCGGCTGTGGGCTCTCACCAGAAAAGTGCCGGCACCGCAGCCAGGGTCAAGAACAACACTATCTCCGCTCCGGATACAAAAAGTATTAATGAGGTCAACGACGTAAGAAGGCGTGAAATACTGCCCCAGTTTGTGCCTTTCATCAGGCGCGATTAGTCGCTCGAAAATACGACCGATTACTTCGTAACCAAAGCGTGTAAAGTCGTACCGCTCTACATCCTCCACCATTTCCCGCCATAACTCTACCGCCTCGTCAGCCACATAGGGCACCGTATCCACCAATTCCTCAGTGAATACGGTTTCGTAGTCTATCTGCATCGCCTTAGCAAAGATTTCGCCGAACCGCGTCCGCAAATGCTCACCCGTTTTGATAGTGGTGGGTACGCTCAGTGCCGGTAGACCCTGGTAAACCTTACGCATGGCTTCGTAGAAGACGATCTTATTTACCAACATAGAACAGGCCAGTCGGGCGGTTCGGGAAAGACTCTCAGGAAGGGCTTGCTGGCTATCATCCCAAGTCCATCCCTGGTCCCGCACTGCCCATTC
The sequence above is drawn from the Chloroflexota bacterium genome and encodes:
- a CDS encoding Lrp/AsnC family transcriptional regulator, which translates into the protein MTVRAFVLIQTEVEIARTAEVVAELKQLGREVKMADSVTGPYDVIAEVEGETPQEVGALVEDKIHSVPGVYRTVTCLVI
- a CDS encoding N-6 DNA methylase produces the protein MAAINERQWQGRVLQWTSELLKKYPDLPFSKVDQEFEVLVDGKTRRFNDLTLFDKQGKPVCIFELKLPDKSDGRSPRYLPVVTKTYNSADSVGAEYFVTWNVNSAVLWKTHIPGRAPYERSLIQYPSITAIRSSEALDLPDVEASLKQWVEDFLQAFARIVNGVVLAPPQPLDEGFIQTIQSYMEPLLVGLVAAELQKRYKSDRMFAKGLREWAVRDQGWTWDDSQQALPESLSRTARLACSMLVNKIVFYEAMRKVYQGLPALSVPTTIKTGEHLRTRFGEIFAKAMQIDYETVFTEELVDTVPYVADEAVELWREMVEDVERYDFTRFGYEVIGRIFERLIAPDERHKLGQYFTPSYVVDLINTFCIRSGDSVVLDPGCGAGTFLVRAHSRLKNIAPGKNHEELLEQLWGIDIARYPAHMSVINLAARDLASTENYPKIIHDDFFKVFPRRSQYEFYKRSYKVASVSTEKVQTSVPLFDAVVGNPPYTRQEEMEDLFPGLKERAHGAIKTDWKLEVSKRSSIHALFFLHGAAFVKEGGYLGLLTHSSWVDVDYGKYLQEFFLKHFKVVAILEPQVEHWFPAVDVNTSITILQRCNNKAERSNNTVKFVQMKAPLSEFLPKYGGEEDRTTAFENLVSRIEGADSLQEDDLWRIFPVKQADLWNEGLGEDGKFTGSKWGKYLRAPDILFHILERGKDRFVQLKDFTRVRFAIKTGANDFFFVTDITDNVSETELRQYGISPTKKKQLRLVESGDGGRYVIEAEYLKPLVKSTRDIKSLVVDESITKFRVLIVSDEKKALVGKHVLKYLRAGETQTFGIGPRAGVPAKKKTCASRNPWYAIDEHNKGAFLWFVLITDTHAVSYNPGGFLSDHRFHNIEPLKEDNIELMWGILNSMFTFICAELWGKQFAGRGIDSIATDVYEVAQLPFLNPEAITEEIATKIVDAVRKIADRPILPVLEEVNQPDRQALDNAVLEAIGFDEPEERSKVLSELYDAVCKRVESRFERARSTQHPGEKRPRPNAEAIAEELFKELSPELTRKFPDDFLPAGTKTKLMQLSEGTEDFERVTFNRLRIGGKLMDFDNPDEAEFIQFAVQAGASDSIAIPIESGLLHDAVTSYRGYLPDLAKHVEELASSRTQDRKLKQRIIEALRQRLGLRSLQADKTAKLI